The DNA window GATTGAAGTTCGTGGGTTTTCTGGCGACCCATCTTATAAGGCTGCCCGCACCATCTTTCGCAGGAAGATCGCTCGCAATTCGGTGTGATTAGCGCCCTTCGTATCGTACCAACGGAATGCAAGGCGCCCATATCATCGAGAAGACAAGTCCTTGACATCCCGATCGAAGTGACCGCTCACAAGAAGGATTCATACGTACCAAATATACTCATGTTACAGAAGTGACCGTTGCCAGGTCGGCAGGAAGGATTGATGGATTTGAAGATCGGAGTCTGCGGCATCGCCTGCGAAAGGTGCCCCCGTATGATGACGAACGCTTGCCCCAGCGGCAAGGAAGGCTGCGTGCCTAAGGAGAATAAGTTCTGCGCCATCGCCACCT is part of the Methanomassiliicoccales archaeon genome and encodes:
- a CDS encoding DUF3795 domain-containing protein, coding for MDLKIGVCGIACERCPRMMTNACPSGKEGCVPKENKFCAIATCAYEKKVRLCFECEAFPCERTKSGPISFDYCRYISGKGE